Proteins found in one Candidatus Obscuribacterales bacterium genomic segment:
- a CDS encoding TPM domain-containing protein: MIHAAFRPIGVFCATVVLILCSWAIAPTAHAYENPDLLPEAPTNVIDLADSLASVQQDELDQALSDFESETGWKLRVLTQFDRTPGRSVKDFWGLDQRSVLLVADPRGGNLLNFSVGDDLYDLLPRTFWIELQTRYGNQFFVRDNGEDRSIISALESIQVCLRRGGCQVVPGLPREQWILTLITSILGGVVLGFAAQPRQEGQPFAWQWALIFSPLWGILFIAFGLGPVVTRTPDWLPVLRNVAGFTLGALIAYLAPLLGKTSTTSET; encoded by the coding sequence ATGATTCATGCTGCTTTCCGCCCGATTGGTGTTTTCTGCGCCACCGTTGTTCTAATTCTTTGTAGCTGGGCGATCGCTCCAACAGCTCATGCCTATGAAAATCCTGACTTGTTGCCAGAGGCTCCCACCAATGTCATTGACCTAGCCGATTCCCTGGCTAGTGTTCAACAGGATGAGCTTGACCAAGCTCTGTCGGACTTTGAGTCAGAAACAGGGTGGAAGCTGCGGGTATTAACGCAGTTTGATCGCACCCCCGGTCGATCGGTCAAAGATTTTTGGGGTTTGGATCAACGCAGTGTGCTGCTGGTGGCGGATCCACGGGGTGGAAACTTGCTGAACTTTAGTGTCGGCGATGATCTGTATGACCTGCTGCCCCGAACTTTTTGGATTGAGCTGCAAACCCGTTATGGGAATCAGTTTTTCGTACGGGACAATGGAGAAGATCGTTCGATTATCTCGGCGCTAGAATCCATTCAGGTTTGTCTACGACGAGGTGGTTGTCAGGTGGTGCCAGGGCTACCCCGAGAGCAGTGGATTCTGACCCTGATTACATCGATTCTGGGTGGGGTTGTGCTGGGTTTTGCGGCTCAGCCTCGACAGGAAGGCCAGCCGTTTGCATGGCAGTGGGCATTAATTTTTTCGCCGCTGTGGGGCATTCTGTTCATTGCTTTTGGGCTGGGCCCCGTCGTCACCCGTACGCCTGACTGGCTGCCGGTGTTGAGGAATGTGGCAGGGTTTACCCTTGGAGCTTTGATAGCCTACCTAGCGCCGCTGCTTGGTAAGACCTCGACTACGTCTGAAACCTAG